Part of the Nicotiana sylvestris chromosome 2, ASM39365v2, whole genome shotgun sequence genome, GACTAGCCAAAGCATTTAACAAGATACTTTGTAACTTGTTAAAGAAGGCCGTCTCCAAATCTGAAAGAGATTGGAATGACAGAATGGAAAAAGCTTTGTGGGCATATCGGATGACTCATCGCACGTCTACACGAACAACTCCTTATTCTCTTATTTATGGAGTCAAAGTAGTTTTTCCTATTGAGCGTCAAATACCATCCTTGCGACTCGGTGTCCAAGAAGGTCTTACTGAAGAAGAAAATGCTCTTCTATGCCTTGAAGAACTAGAGTCCCTTGATTAAAGAATGCTAGAAGCTCAACAAAGTCTCTAATGTTATCAAGCTCGTCTTTCTCGTGCTTTCAACAAAAAGGTTCTCTTGAGATCCTTCCAAGTTGGTGATCAAGTTCTTGCAATAAGAAGACCGATTATTACCTCTTGCAAATCTAGGGAAAaattcacttcaaaatgggatggtcCATATGTTTTGCAAGAAGCCTATTCAAGTGGAGATTACAAGATAGTTGATGCAGATGACATGATAATTGGCCCTATCAATGGGAAATTTTTGAAAAggtattatccttgaagaagataCACTCCTTAGCGCACAAGCCTAAACTACATGTTACTATGTTCCTGGCTCACATGAGCCTAAACTGCGAACGACACCCAAAAAAAGGAGTctgctaggttgaaaacctcgaaagaggtagcctaggcaaaagttaggacataaaatTCTCTAGGTTGAAAACCTTGAAAGATGCGGCCTAGGCAAAAATAAATTCGCTAGGTTGAAAACCTCAAAAAAGGTGGCCTAGGCAAAATCTAGGACATTAAAAGAAAAGTCTACTTTATCACAATGACAAAGAAAAGCTGATGATGCTCTCTTCCGAAGCTAGAAAGATGGGGCATTATATGTATTATTTCATCGAGTTGTGAAAAGAATATTCTATGCAAGAAGAGCTTGTTTTACTTCAATGATTTTAAGGATGGAATGATCCATAAAATTCTTCTCCAAATTGCAAGAAGATGTTGTTCTATGCTAAAGCTTGGAATTTAGGACACTGCATGGATTTCTTAATCAAATTGCAATAAGGGGTTGGTCTACATAAAAAATTGAAGCATAGGACGCTCCATGGACTTCTCCAAACTGAACGAAGATGTGGTTTGACACCAAAATCTTGAAGGTTGAGGCACTCCATGTAATTCATCACCACAAGGTTGAAGGATGGGATGATCCACGTGCTCGCCTACCAAGGATGGTATATGGTCGCTCCAAACCTCCTTCTCGCCAAGTCGTAAGGAGGAGATGCATCATGTGTCTTTTCATCAAGCCGCAAGAAGGAAACGTGAAATACACTTATAGACTTCTTCAAGGGAGGTAGCATACCAACTATTATCTCACCGAGGTCATGCATATGTAAAGAAGAGACACCAAGTGGTTCCCCTCCAATCATGTGGACATCACTTTCGTCTTTTTGGACAGACATAGAGACTGATTGTGCTTATTTATAAACCTACAAGATAAGAAAAAGAAGTGCAACCCAAGGTATTGGTGACACAATGCTTCAATACAGATGGAGATCATTGTGACGTGAACTTCTCCATGAACTTCTTCACCAAGTTGCAAGAAAGGGGTTGTTCCACGCCAAAGCTTGAAGGATGAGACGCTCCATGAACTTCTTCACCAAGTTGGAAGAAGGAGTTATCCCGTGCCAAAGCTTGAAGGTGAGGGATGCTCCGTGAACTTTCTAACCAAAAGTTATAAACAGAAGTCCTCCATGTAATTTTGTCACCAAAGCCACGAGGATGAGGAGGCACCAACCTTTCTCTCGCCAAACCAGCAAAAAACTAAAAAGAAGTATGCTGCCCGAATAATCCTTCCAATTTCGACCTTTGATTCAAATATTCACTATGACTGGATCAAAGAGGATGGAACATCAAGCTCTGTATATATTGAATCTCTTAGAGTCTTCTTTTCAAGGGCACAAACGACTTGTGATCTTGAAGCTCCTATCTCGAGATATGACATTTTCACTGAGAGTGCACAAAGCTGTGAGATCAGCATGCTAGATGCGTTGATTAGGTTCGAAAAATTAATTCCATCCAATCCAGAAGGTGGCTGGaggtgaaaattttgatatattTTATTCATTTGAGTCTAGTATCACCATAATCAATCAGCTTTCAATTTCGATGTTCCTATAGTAAGAAACTATTTTTTGGTGAAGGCGCGCAAAGCTGAAAGAGCCAACTAGTTGGAACTCGTCTCCTAAATTCTGAATATTATCTGGGATGATCTAGGAGCAATATGATTGTGATATTTACACAAGTCGTATTTCGGGGAGTCTAGATTTTATAGCCTCAAACCGCTTGTGATTTCGGTATTCTTGCACCAAGATATGAATCTTTCAGTGAAGGCGCACAAAATTGAAAAAATTTGAGTGTCGCAAAATCTGAAGCAAAGTTTTAAAAATACTCATGACATGGTACATAGTGAATTTGGCTTCAAATTTTTGATATGTTTCAGAACTCTGTGTCTAGTGTCAAGGATATCATGTGGCCTATCTTTTTGACGCTCCTACACCATGATGCGACTTTTTCTCCGAAGGTGCACAAAGCTGCGAGATCAGCAGGCAGATGCGTACATCAACTTCAAAGATTAGTTCCATATGATCCAGAAGGAGTTTGGCTGTGAAATTTTGATTTTTGTAATCCTGTGACTCTAGAGTCAGTAGAATCAAGCAGACTGCAATTGGACACTCGTACACTAGGTTATGAACCTTTTTTTGAAGGCACGCCAATCTGAAAGGTCAAACACTGCAACACttgaaacaaaaatataaaacatTACCTAGATGGTGCAAAAAGATTTTTGCTCCAGTTCTTGGATATGTTGCAGCTCTCCATGTCTTGTTTTAGTAGAATCTAGTGGCTCACAATTTGGAGTCTCCTACAATAAGATGTGAACTTTTTTCCATAGACGTGCAAATCTGAAGAATATAAAACAACAAATTACGATCTGACGTTTAAAATGTTAGCCGAGGAGGTACATAACATATTTTAATCTGATTTTTTTATATCCGTATTCCTATGAGTTTTGCATCAAAAGAATCAAGCGGCTTGTGTTTTTGATGCTCCTATGCCAACATATAAAGTTTTCTTTTGAGGAGCACAAGCCATGAATAGATGCCGAAGAAAAAGGAGGAACTGCAGAAAACCTTCATGAAGAGCGCTCTAGGacctcttctatttatagaagtgtTAATTCAGTTGTTGTTAGCCTGGTAAACGAGAActttcctttaaaaataaaagtcaATCACTAGTTGACTAGCAAGTCCTATATGAAAACTTTGAGAGAAAAATTCAAATTGGAGAAGAAGGTTGCTTGAACCGGAGGAGAACTAACTTGTCCTATTAGGTTTCAAGTGGATTGTTACCAAATTTGGTAATCCACACCCATAAAGAGCTAATTTCGAGCCGTATTATTTTTGTAATCTACTGCTTAGTTCAATTTTGATGGTGCAATGTGTATATTATGGTATTTACCAAAGGAATTTGATGTAACCAAATTCTTCTCAAAAAATGGAGAGGAAAACAAGATGGTTCACCTTGGTATATCGGACAGTTTGATTAAGGGAGTCATAAAGAGACGTTATCTTCACTTTTACTTCAAGTCTCCTCTTTGATTTTGGAAAAGCCTACTCTAACAAGCCTTGAAGTAGGGGACATTTGTAGACAATTTAAAATTATCAAATTTAAATCCATAAGAAATTTGAATTTTACcatatattaaatatatattaGTCCAAGCAAATATTATGGGCTAGTAAATATTGAGTCAATTATTTAAATTCAATTAAATTTATTTAAATAAAAGTCCAATATATGAGTGGTCGAGCCCATTTGTTGGCCTTCCATCAAATGGGTCGACCCATGAGCCTCAGGCCCAATGGCTCACTAGAATTTTCTTGGATGCTACTCCACCCACACCTATATAAATGGGTCAAAGGAGAAAGCTAGAAGAACATTCAAGTAAGTAGAAGAAAAGGCTAAAGAAGCTTTGAAGAATAGCATCAAGGTCTCCATCCATATCTGCAATCGACGTTGGTGGTCTAATTCCAAAGACGAACTCAAATCATAGGTGGACGACTTCAAATCTTCCATTCGTGATAACCCAACACCAAATCCTAGTTCGTGACGACCTTTAAATTGTTCGTGACGTACTACAAACCTAAAATCCGTcaagttcaagatcaagctcTCTAGCTCTTGAACCATCATACGTGAGGAGAAGAATCAGAGGACTACATCTCTTTAGATTTGAGATATTTTAGAGATTGTAACCCCATCACTTGAAATCGAATATAATATTTGTCGTTATACTTCTtatcttaattattatttttcaggAGCGAAATTTAGTTGTTACAGTActgatttttcaaaaatcaataTATATAGTAAAATAAGAAAAATTGTCTATTAAGTgtgtatacgggtaaaatcgggGGCAATGTCTATCTCGGTTCCCAGATGAAAGAAAGAAGGGGGAGCACGGGCCTGATTTTTACAATCGAGGTCAAACACCCTTCGTATCAAAACCCAAGAAGGTTGAACGATATATTTGACATCAGACATGGAAAAGCGACGGGCCCGGGCTGAGTGTAAGTTCTAGACCTCGGAGACACATTGAACAGTTATGCATGATGGATATATGGCCATATACCCACTCTCAACCGAATATCACGGCTCAAATCTCACTCGATATCGATCAACTATTATCGGGAAACGAAGGTTTTTACCTTTTTATAACTTTTACTAGGActgaaactctcctactataaaaaaaagttttttttagtcTGACACAATGTAACACACAAGCCAagacaataaaaatttatttttgttctCTAAGCATCTGTTGATAGTTTTACTCGCTTGTTCTATTCTTTATTCATGATTGGGCTTAAATCGAGGGCATAATCGAGGTCGACTTCATTATTCCATCTAAGATAAGTCCTGGTCTTAACATTGCAAGCGGTTTGATTGTTTGTTTCATTTTTAATTCATTTTTCTATCATTCTTAACTATTTGTATTGAATTAAACTATGTATCCTTTAAaccgcgtacaaatttaattattacccAATAGGGTCGAGCCCGAACAATCCCGAGAAAGCACCCGAAGAGACAAATGATTATCGAGAGACCGGGTGAAGCTGAGCCCGAGGTAAATCCTGAGATAATGAAAATGCTCGAAGCGTTAACGAAATGAGTAGAATCAGGTGAGAAAAAGATTGAGGCTaatgacaagaaggtggaaacatacaattccaaggtctatcaaatctcgggAGCACTCTTGATATTTAAGGGGCCGGATTCCAAGAAATTTATCTCGAAGCCCATTCCTCCGAGCACGATACCAAAACTGATCTCAAAGACGTTTGGTATGCCCGACATCCCCAAATATAATGTGATCACGGATCCAAATAAGCATGTGACTTCCTATACGTGCGAAATCACGGGGAACAATTTGGAAGACGATGAGATTGAGTCGGTGTTACTGAAGAAGTTTGGGGAGACCTTGTTCAAGTgagcaatgatatggtatcacaacttgccccCAAATTCTATTGAatcgtttgctatgcttgcagatacTTTCATAAAGGCCCATGTCGGGGCCATCAAGGTCAAAACCAGAAAGTCAGATCTCTTCAACGTCAAACAAAGGGATAACGAGATGCTCATGGAGTTTGTATCAAGCTTCCGGATGGAACGGATAAACCTACCACCATTTGCAGATGATTATGCCGTTCAGGCATTAACTTAGGGTCTCAACCCCCGAAGTTCCTTAGCCTCTCAACAGCTAAAACAAAATTTAGTGGAGTGCCCGACGGTTACCGACATCCACAATAGGTACTagtcgaagattagggtcgaggaaaACCAACTCGGGGCCACTTCTAGATCTATTTATACCATCAAAACCGATGATAGATCTAAGAGAGCCATTGATCAAGAGCCAGACCGGTCCGACATCGGTATCAACCATACAACGTAGACCAAAGGGGAAATGGATTCAGGTGTCACCCCGCAAGGAACAAGAAAAAAAGCGATCGAGGGCCTAGTGGTCGAGGTCTGATGAGCAAAAATGGGTTTATCAAGCCACTCGAGAATATAAAAGTACCAAGATTATCGGAGTGCAACTTCAACGTGGACATTACCAGCATTGTATCAGCCATAGGACGTATCAAAGAGACCAAGTGGCCCCGACCATTGCAGTCTGACCCCACCTAGAGAGATCCTAATTTGAAGTGTAAGTATCACGACACTCATGGTCACTGGACTAAATATTGCCAATAATTGAGAAAAGAAGTTGATCGGTTATTCAACAACGGGCACCTCCGAGAATTCATGAGGGAGCGAGCCAAAAACCATTTCAGGAATAGGGATGCCAACAAACATGTCGAACAAGAGGAGCCTCAACACGTGACCAACATGATCATCGGAGGGATCGATGTTCCCCAAGGACTAATGATAAAACGCACTAAAGTATCTATCAAGAGGGAAAAATGCACCCGAGATTATATTCCGGAGAGAGCCATTTTGTTCAGCGACGAAGATGCTTAGGGAATTGTATAGCCTCACAATGATGCATCGGTAACATTCGTACTTATCAATAAAACTCGAGTTAATCTTGTGTTGATTGATCTAGCTAGTTTGGCAAAAATCATCAGATCAAGGGTTGTAGAGCAATTCTGGTTACGGGACCAAATCGTACCGATTGTCTGGGTATTGAACGAATTTAACATAGAGTGTGAGATCATAAAAGGAGAGATAACATTGCCAGTAAACACCGTCGGGACAATCCAAGAAATGAAGTTCTATGTGATCGAAatggacatgaggtacaatgctctATTAGGAAGGCCATGGGTCCATAACATGAGGGCGGTACCCTTGACCTTGCACCAGATGTTGAAATTTCCCACACCAGAGGGAGTCAAAATGGTCTATGGAGAACAACTGGCCGCAAAGGAGATGTTTTCCGCCGACAAGATAATCCTAGTGACCGCAGTTTCGACATCAAAGAATACGGAACCAACCAAAAAGGAAGAGATTAAATAGCAATCACTGATACCGACCTCGACGAACTGGAGAAATAGGAAGAACGAGGAGCAGACGAGGAGAACGATTATGGCATCTCAAGATTATTCATATCTCCTGATGACACTGACGCCACCAAATCAATGGTTGAATAGTTGGAACAAGTCATATTAATCGAGCATCTGCCAGattgaaaggtatacctgggcaaaGGGTTAACCCCAAAGCTTAGGAAAaatcttattatttttcttaaagctaatgccgattgttttgcttggtcctatCTTGACATGACAAGGATCCCACCGGAGGTAACCACTCACAAGCTAAGTTTGGTCCCGAAGTTTCATCCGATTAAGTAGAGGGGGAGACCACCGTCCGAGATCAAATATGCATTCATAAAGAATGAGGTATCCAAACTTCTAAAAATAGGATCAATCTGGGAAGTTAAATACCCGGAttggctagctaacgtagtggtattacctaaaaaggaaaataaacgTGTGGATTATAAAGACTTAAACCAAACGTGCCCTAAGGATTCTTTCTCTTTGCTAACATCGATCGAATGATCGACCTGATGGTCGGGCACGAGTAACTtaattttctcgatgcctactccgggtacaaccaaatttggaTAGACCGGACGatcaagaaaaaacttctttcataacCAAATTTGGCACCTACTGCTATATCGTAATGCCGTTTGGATTAAAGAATATCGGTGCCACTTAACAACGCCTACTAAACCatatgttcgaagaacaaatagggaaacCAATGGAAAtttatattgacgatatgttggtcaagtccatgcgagcagaggaccatttgaaacatttgcaagAAACCTTCGACATACTAAGGAAATATAACATGAAGCTAAACCTAGAGAAGTGCACATTCAGGATCGGTTCAGGCAAATTCCTCGGGTTTATGGTATCTAATCAGGGGATATAGATCATCCCTTACAAAATAAAAGCCATAGAGGACATCACCGTATTGGACAACGTTAAGGTAGTTCAAAGACTGATCGGGTGTATAGCCCCATTGGaccgattcatctcgaggtcctcgGACTAGAGCCATCGATTCTTTTTACTATTGAAGAAGAATAATTTTTCTTGGACTCCAGAATTCCAGCaagctttggaagaactcaaacGATACCTGTCGAGCCCCCCTCTGATGCACACTCCGAAGGCAGATGAACAACTGTACCTCTTCTTAGCGgttttcaatgtggtggtaaatGGTGTCTTAGTCCGGGAGGAagaaggtacgcaattccctatttACTATGTCAGTAGAACTCTAGGTGATGCTGAATCGAGGTATCCTCACCTGGAAAAGTTAGCACTTGCTTTGCGAAGCACTTCCAGGAAGCTAAAGCTCTACCACCATATATGTGTCGTAACCTCTTACCCGCTGAGGAATATCATGCATAAGCCCGAGCTCTCTGGCTGgttagccaaatgggccatagataTTAGCGGGTACCGACCCTGAATTGCCATAAAATCTCAGGTTTTGGTAGACTTCATGGTCGACTTTACGCTGGCCTTAATACGCAATGTCTAAAAGGAATTACTGGTCACCTCGGGGACTAATTCGGGAATCTGGACCCTATTCATGAATGGTGCCTCCAATGAGAAAGGGTCTGGGCTCAATATAGTGTTAAAGCCACCTACGGGAAATATAATTAGGCAGTCTATTAGgactgtaaaattgactaacaatgaaacCGAATATAAGGCCATAATTGCAGGTTTAAAACTGGCTAAGAGCCTTGGGGATGAATTAATC contains:
- the LOC138885221 gene encoding uncharacterized protein, with protein sequence MTKICDLFVFKQRNSLLYYVAANGLAKAFNKILCNLLKKAVSKSERDWNDRMEKALWAYRMTHRTSTRTTPYSLIYGVKVVFPIERQIPSLRLGVQEARLSRAFNKKVLLRSFQVGDQVLAIRRPIITSCKSREKFTSKWDGPYVLQEAYSSGDYKIVDADDMIIGPINGKFLKSHEDEEAPTFLSPNQQKTKKKYAARIILPISTFDSNIHYDWIKEDGTSSSVYIESLRVFFSRAQTTCDLEAPISRYDIFTESAQSCEISMLDALIRFEKLIPSNPEGGWR